In Erigeron canadensis isolate Cc75 chromosome 7, C_canadensis_v1, whole genome shotgun sequence, one DNA window encodes the following:
- the LOC122607050 gene encoding uncharacterized protein LOC122607050 isoform X1 encodes MGGDTINFPAVSSSYSSINYESDSNTNTEIEANNNDERKIKSAYDQVYKNYHDLKNRVVNMDVDKSKILSYVPGSWVENVGGMTISDYNVPKTTTLLVIGPKGSGKSSLINRISRVFEDDKFAPERAQVTYNSSIRNGTSFLQEYMIPRSSTSFCLYDTRGFSNDLFENMEMIESWMTDGVCHGELVKSDTDNSDLQDRMKGKAHQDGLLSYQRRRVNFVIFVVNGLSVLKCLDSNGADTQYTQMVAQVFSSPFLSFKDHKPAIAITHGDLLSLNERARVRIYLGELLGVHPSKQTFDIADDCEQTTELACVDLVRYVLEHADRNLPPKSPSAFNKARWCNNDLILQGSTIQLWSYLLPILVGIFILTVHFHGFHSLKVRPESAHEQNLEIKEVHPKTAPEPNIEIKEVMDVHLEVVPEPSLDIKKVMEVHPKTIPESNLEVQKDLAEEKPEKSNKKKKARVHRVPVPRVEIDWKKIRHIW; translated from the exons ATGGGCGGCGACACCATCAATTTTCCGGcagtttcttcttcttattcttcTATTAATTATGAGTCCGATTCCAATACAAATACCGAAATTGAAGCAAACAATAACgacgaaagaaaaataaaaagtgctTATGATCAAGTTTACAAGAATTACCATGATTTAAAGAATCGTGTTGTCAATATGGATGTCgataaaagtaaaattttgaG CTATGTACCTGGATCATGGGTAGAAAATGTAGGTGGAATGACAATTAGTGACTACAATGTGCCAAAAACGACAACACTTCTGGTGATCGGGCCGAAAGGTTCTGGAAAAAGCAGTCTTATCAACAGGATTTCAAGGGTGTTTGAGGACGACAAGTTTGCGCCAGAAAGAGCACAAGTTACAT ataATTCATCCATTAGGAATGGAACTTCCTTCCTCCAAGAGTACATGATACCAAGAAGTTCAACTTCGTTCTGCTTGTATGATACCCGCGGCTTTTCCAATGATTTATTTGAAAACATGGAGATGATTGAAAGCTGGATGACAGACGGTGTTTGTCATGGAGAATTGGTGAAAAG TGACACAGATAATTCAGATTTACAAGATAGAATGAAGGGTAAAGCTCATCAAGATGGACTTTTGTCTTACCAAAGAAGGAGGGTTAACTTTGTTATATTTGTGGTAAATGGGCTTTCGGTTCTGAAATGTTTGGACAGCAATGGAGCAGACACTCAGTATACACAAATGGTTGCTCAAGTTTTCAGTTCACCATTTTTGTCTTTCAAAG ATCATAAACCTGCTATTGCAATTACACATGGAGATCTACTTTCACTCAATGAACGTGCACGTGTTCGTATTTATCTGGGAGAGCTTCTTGGTGTTCATCCAAGTAAACAAACATTTGATATTGCAG ATGACTGTGAACAGACAACTGAGTTGGCTTGTGTTGACTTGGTGCGCTATGTTCTCGAGCATGCAGATAGGAATCTTCCCCCCAAGTCTCCATCCGCATTCAACAAGGCAAGATGGTGCAATAATGAT TTGATATTGCAGGGTTCTACTATTCAGCTGTGGTCATATTTGCTACCTATATTGGTAGGAATTTTCATATTGACTGTCCATTTTCATGGGTTTCATTCTCTGAAAGTTCGTCCCGAAAGTGCTCATGAACAAAACCTGGAAATCAAGGAAGTTCATCCCAAAACAGCTCCTGAACCAAATATAGAAATCAAGGAAGTTATGGACGTTCACCTTGAAGTTGTTCCCGAGCCAAGTCTAGACATAAAGAAAGTTATGGAAGTTCATCCCAAAACTATTCCTGAATCAAATCTGGAAGTTCAGAAAGATCTTGCAGAAGAAAAGCCAGAAAAGtcgaataaaaaaaagaaagctcGTGTGCATAGAGTTCCTGTACCAAGGGTGGAAATCGATTGGAAGAAGATTCGACACATTTGGTAA
- the LOC122607050 gene encoding uncharacterized protein LOC122607050 isoform X2, producing MGGDTINFPAVSSSYSSINYESDSNTNTEIEANNNDERKIKSAYDQVYKNYHDLKNRVVNMDVDKSKILSYVPGSWVENVGGMTISDYNVPKTTTLLVIGPKGSGKSSLINRISRVFEDDKFAPERAQVTYNSSIRNGTSFLQEYMIPRSSTSFCLYDTRGFSNDLFENMEMIESWMTDGVCHGELVKSDTDNSDLQDRMKGKAHQDGLLSYQRRRVNFVIFVVNGLSVLKCLDSNGADTQYTQMVAQVFSSPFLSFKDHKPAIAITHGDLLSLNERARVRIYLGELLGVHPSKQTFDIADDCEQTTELACVDLVRYVLEHADRNLPPKSPSAFNKARWCNNDGSTIQLWSYLLPILVGIFILTVHFHGFHSLKVRPESAHEQNLEIKEVHPKTAPEPNIEIKEVMDVHLEVVPEPSLDIKKVMEVHPKTIPESNLEVQKDLAEEKPEKSNKKKKARVHRVPVPRVEIDWKKIRHIW from the exons ATGGGCGGCGACACCATCAATTTTCCGGcagtttcttcttcttattcttcTATTAATTATGAGTCCGATTCCAATACAAATACCGAAATTGAAGCAAACAATAACgacgaaagaaaaataaaaagtgctTATGATCAAGTTTACAAGAATTACCATGATTTAAAGAATCGTGTTGTCAATATGGATGTCgataaaagtaaaattttgaG CTATGTACCTGGATCATGGGTAGAAAATGTAGGTGGAATGACAATTAGTGACTACAATGTGCCAAAAACGACAACACTTCTGGTGATCGGGCCGAAAGGTTCTGGAAAAAGCAGTCTTATCAACAGGATTTCAAGGGTGTTTGAGGACGACAAGTTTGCGCCAGAAAGAGCACAAGTTACAT ataATTCATCCATTAGGAATGGAACTTCCTTCCTCCAAGAGTACATGATACCAAGAAGTTCAACTTCGTTCTGCTTGTATGATACCCGCGGCTTTTCCAATGATTTATTTGAAAACATGGAGATGATTGAAAGCTGGATGACAGACGGTGTTTGTCATGGAGAATTGGTGAAAAG TGACACAGATAATTCAGATTTACAAGATAGAATGAAGGGTAAAGCTCATCAAGATGGACTTTTGTCTTACCAAAGAAGGAGGGTTAACTTTGTTATATTTGTGGTAAATGGGCTTTCGGTTCTGAAATGTTTGGACAGCAATGGAGCAGACACTCAGTATACACAAATGGTTGCTCAAGTTTTCAGTTCACCATTTTTGTCTTTCAAAG ATCATAAACCTGCTATTGCAATTACACATGGAGATCTACTTTCACTCAATGAACGTGCACGTGTTCGTATTTATCTGGGAGAGCTTCTTGGTGTTCATCCAAGTAAACAAACATTTGATATTGCAG ATGACTGTGAACAGACAACTGAGTTGGCTTGTGTTGACTTGGTGCGCTATGTTCTCGAGCATGCAGATAGGAATCTTCCCCCCAAGTCTCCATCCGCATTCAACAAGGCAAGATGGTGCAATAATGAT GGTTCTACTATTCAGCTGTGGTCATATTTGCTACCTATATTGGTAGGAATTTTCATATTGACTGTCCATTTTCATGGGTTTCATTCTCTGAAAGTTCGTCCCGAAAGTGCTCATGAACAAAACCTGGAAATCAAGGAAGTTCATCCCAAAACAGCTCCTGAACCAAATATAGAAATCAAGGAAGTTATGGACGTTCACCTTGAAGTTGTTCCCGAGCCAAGTCTAGACATAAAGAAAGTTATGGAAGTTCATCCCAAAACTATTCCTGAATCAAATCTGGAAGTTCAGAAAGATCTTGCAGAAGAAAAGCCAGAAAAGtcgaataaaaaaaagaaagctcGTGTGCATAGAGTTCCTGTACCAAGGGTGGAAATCGATTGGAAGAAGATTCGACACATTTGGTAA
- the LOC122607050 gene encoding uncharacterized protein LOC122607050 isoform X3, whose translation MGGDTINFPAVSSSYSSINYESDSNTNTEIEANNNDERKIKSAYDQVYKNYHDLKNRVVNMDVDKSKILSYVPGSWVENVGGMTISDYNVPKTTTLLVIGPKGSGKSSLINRISRVFEDDKFAPERAQVTYNSSIRNGTSFLQEYMIPRSSTSFCLYDTRGFSNDLFENMEMIESWMTDGVCHGELVKSDTDNSDLQDRMKGKAHQDGLLSYQRRRVNFVIFVVNGLSVLKCLDSNGADTQYTQMVAQVFSSPFLSFKDHKPAIAITHGDLLSLNERARVRIYLGELLGVHPSKQTFDIADDCEQTTELACVDLVRYVLEHADRNLPPKSPSAFNKLILQGSTIQLWSYLLPILVGIFILTVHFHGFHSLKVRPESAHEQNLEIKEVHPKTAPEPNIEIKEVMDVHLEVVPEPSLDIKKVMEVHPKTIPESNLEVQKDLAEEKPEKSNKKKKARVHRVPVPRVEIDWKKIRHIW comes from the exons ATGGGCGGCGACACCATCAATTTTCCGGcagtttcttcttcttattcttcTATTAATTATGAGTCCGATTCCAATACAAATACCGAAATTGAAGCAAACAATAACgacgaaagaaaaataaaaagtgctTATGATCAAGTTTACAAGAATTACCATGATTTAAAGAATCGTGTTGTCAATATGGATGTCgataaaagtaaaattttgaG CTATGTACCTGGATCATGGGTAGAAAATGTAGGTGGAATGACAATTAGTGACTACAATGTGCCAAAAACGACAACACTTCTGGTGATCGGGCCGAAAGGTTCTGGAAAAAGCAGTCTTATCAACAGGATTTCAAGGGTGTTTGAGGACGACAAGTTTGCGCCAGAAAGAGCACAAGTTACAT ataATTCATCCATTAGGAATGGAACTTCCTTCCTCCAAGAGTACATGATACCAAGAAGTTCAACTTCGTTCTGCTTGTATGATACCCGCGGCTTTTCCAATGATTTATTTGAAAACATGGAGATGATTGAAAGCTGGATGACAGACGGTGTTTGTCATGGAGAATTGGTGAAAAG TGACACAGATAATTCAGATTTACAAGATAGAATGAAGGGTAAAGCTCATCAAGATGGACTTTTGTCTTACCAAAGAAGGAGGGTTAACTTTGTTATATTTGTGGTAAATGGGCTTTCGGTTCTGAAATGTTTGGACAGCAATGGAGCAGACACTCAGTATACACAAATGGTTGCTCAAGTTTTCAGTTCACCATTTTTGTCTTTCAAAG ATCATAAACCTGCTATTGCAATTACACATGGAGATCTACTTTCACTCAATGAACGTGCACGTGTTCGTATTTATCTGGGAGAGCTTCTTGGTGTTCATCCAAGTAAACAAACATTTGATATTGCAG ATGACTGTGAACAGACAACTGAGTTGGCTTGTGTTGACTTGGTGCGCTATGTTCTCGAGCATGCAGATAGGAATCTTCCCCCCAAGTCTCCATCCGCATTCAACAAG TTGATATTGCAGGGTTCTACTATTCAGCTGTGGTCATATTTGCTACCTATATTGGTAGGAATTTTCATATTGACTGTCCATTTTCATGGGTTTCATTCTCTGAAAGTTCGTCCCGAAAGTGCTCATGAACAAAACCTGGAAATCAAGGAAGTTCATCCCAAAACAGCTCCTGAACCAAATATAGAAATCAAGGAAGTTATGGACGTTCACCTTGAAGTTGTTCCCGAGCCAAGTCTAGACATAAAGAAAGTTATGGAAGTTCATCCCAAAACTATTCCTGAATCAAATCTGGAAGTTCAGAAAGATCTTGCAGAAGAAAAGCCAGAAAAGtcgaataaaaaaaagaaagctcGTGTGCATAGAGTTCCTGTACCAAGGGTGGAAATCGATTGGAAGAAGATTCGACACATTTGGTAA
- the LOC122607050 gene encoding uncharacterized protein LOC122607050 isoform X4: MGGDTINFPAVSSSYSSINYESDSNTNTEIEANNNDERKIKSAYDQVYKNYHDLKNRVVNMDVDKSKILSYVPGSWVENVGGMTISDYNVPKTTTLLVIGPKGSGKSSLINRISRVFEDDKFAPERAQVTYNSSIRNGTSFLQEYMIPRSSTSFCLYDTRGFSNDLFENMEMIESWMTDGVCHGELVKSDTDNSDLQDRMKGKAHQDGLLSYQRRRVNFVIFVVNGLSVLKCLDSNGADTQYTQMVAQVFSSPFLSFKDHKPAIAITHGDLLSLNERARVRIYLGELLGVHPSKQTFDIADDCEQTTELACVDLVRYVLEHADRNLPPKSPSAFNKGSTIQLWSYLLPILVGIFILTVHFHGFHSLKVRPESAHEQNLEIKEVHPKTAPEPNIEIKEVMDVHLEVVPEPSLDIKKVMEVHPKTIPESNLEVQKDLAEEKPEKSNKKKKARVHRVPVPRVEIDWKKIRHIW; encoded by the exons ATGGGCGGCGACACCATCAATTTTCCGGcagtttcttcttcttattcttcTATTAATTATGAGTCCGATTCCAATACAAATACCGAAATTGAAGCAAACAATAACgacgaaagaaaaataaaaagtgctTATGATCAAGTTTACAAGAATTACCATGATTTAAAGAATCGTGTTGTCAATATGGATGTCgataaaagtaaaattttgaG CTATGTACCTGGATCATGGGTAGAAAATGTAGGTGGAATGACAATTAGTGACTACAATGTGCCAAAAACGACAACACTTCTGGTGATCGGGCCGAAAGGTTCTGGAAAAAGCAGTCTTATCAACAGGATTTCAAGGGTGTTTGAGGACGACAAGTTTGCGCCAGAAAGAGCACAAGTTACAT ataATTCATCCATTAGGAATGGAACTTCCTTCCTCCAAGAGTACATGATACCAAGAAGTTCAACTTCGTTCTGCTTGTATGATACCCGCGGCTTTTCCAATGATTTATTTGAAAACATGGAGATGATTGAAAGCTGGATGACAGACGGTGTTTGTCATGGAGAATTGGTGAAAAG TGACACAGATAATTCAGATTTACAAGATAGAATGAAGGGTAAAGCTCATCAAGATGGACTTTTGTCTTACCAAAGAAGGAGGGTTAACTTTGTTATATTTGTGGTAAATGGGCTTTCGGTTCTGAAATGTTTGGACAGCAATGGAGCAGACACTCAGTATACACAAATGGTTGCTCAAGTTTTCAGTTCACCATTTTTGTCTTTCAAAG ATCATAAACCTGCTATTGCAATTACACATGGAGATCTACTTTCACTCAATGAACGTGCACGTGTTCGTATTTATCTGGGAGAGCTTCTTGGTGTTCATCCAAGTAAACAAACATTTGATATTGCAG ATGACTGTGAACAGACAACTGAGTTGGCTTGTGTTGACTTGGTGCGCTATGTTCTCGAGCATGCAGATAGGAATCTTCCCCCCAAGTCTCCATCCGCATTCAACAAG GGTTCTACTATTCAGCTGTGGTCATATTTGCTACCTATATTGGTAGGAATTTTCATATTGACTGTCCATTTTCATGGGTTTCATTCTCTGAAAGTTCGTCCCGAAAGTGCTCATGAACAAAACCTGGAAATCAAGGAAGTTCATCCCAAAACAGCTCCTGAACCAAATATAGAAATCAAGGAAGTTATGGACGTTCACCTTGAAGTTGTTCCCGAGCCAAGTCTAGACATAAAGAAAGTTATGGAAGTTCATCCCAAAACTATTCCTGAATCAAATCTGGAAGTTCAGAAAGATCTTGCAGAAGAAAAGCCAGAAAAGtcgaataaaaaaaagaaagctcGTGTGCATAGAGTTCCTGTACCAAGGGTGGAAATCGATTGGAAGAAGATTCGACACATTTGGTAA